The Sulfuricurvum sp. IAE1 DNA segment GTCACCCCCGGCTCGCCGGGCTGAGCGTACATCGGACGCTGGTTGGTGGAGGATTTGAAATGGACGTTCCCCAATCCCCCTTTTCCCCCCTGAAGGAAAAGGACTTCCTTTCCGTCTTCGAGCAGGTCTAATACTACTTCGCCCGTTTCGACATCCACGACCTGGGTACCGGGAGGTACCGTAATAACGAGTTTCTGTCCCGATTTACCGGCCATATTCGATCCCATCCCGGGCCGCCCGTTTTCGGCTTTTAGGTTCTTGTTCCCCTGGAAATGGGCAAGTGTGTGGGTATTGTTGTCGACTTTAAAATAGACATCCCCGCCGCGACCGCCGTCACCGCCGTTCGGACCGCCCTGAATGACGAATTTTTCCCGACGGAAGGCAACACACCCTGCTCCCCCTTTTCCGGATGAGACGGTAAGTTCTACGCTATCGCTAAACATCGATGTTCCTTTTGAGTAATCAGCCCCTGAACGTTGCGGGGCTCACGGTTTCTAATCATTCGCTTAATATTGGACTTTTCTTTTTCTACCGTTTACGCGTTACATCGCATTAGGCCAAAGTACACCGTTAAGAAAATAGATTTTACAGGATTTGGGAAAAAACTACCAGGGACATCGGGCCGAAGCCCGACATTTTAAAGAAATTTATGCAGCGGGGATAACAGAAACCTGTTTGCGTTTTTTGTCTTTGCGTTCGAACGCTACGACACCGTCTACCAACGCGTACAGAGTGTGGTCTTTACCCATACCGATGTTTTTGCCGGGGTGTACTTTCGTACCACGCTGACGGATAATGATGTTACCCGCTCTTACGAATTCTCCGCCGTATTTTTTGACACCAAGTCTGCGACCAGCTGAGTCACGGTTATTCTGGGTACTACCCATCCCTTTCTTGTGAGCCATTGTGTTCTCCTCTTAATTTTCTGAAATTAAATGAAATTTACGCGGCGATCTTCGTGATACGAACGCGTGTGTGATCTCTACGGAAACCACGTTTGAGTTTGCTGTCTTTACGGCGGCGTTTTTTGTAGATCACGACTTTGCGGTCACGACCTTCATTGATAACTTCTGCAGTGACGACAGCACCCGCGACAAATGGAGTACCGGTTTTGAGTTCGCCGTTGTTGACGGCAAGAACTTCTGTGATTTCGACGGTGGCTTTAGGTTCAAGACCCATTTTGTCGAACAAAAGGATATCACCCTCTTGAACTTTGTACTGTTTTCCGCCGTTTTTGATAATTGCGTACATTACTGTTCCTTACTTTACAAGTCTACAAAAAGTGGCGAATTGTAGCCGAACTTTATTTAAGCTTAGATTAAAGCGATCGCATCGATCTCTACAAGAGCGTTTTTCGGTAGCGTTTTGACCGCAACGGTGGAACGTGCGGGCTTGTGATTCCCGAAAGCCGCCGCATAAAGTTCGTTTACCGCGACAAAATCATCCATATTGTCCAAAAAAATGGTCGTTTTGACGACTTTATCCAGCGAACTGCCCGCCGCTTCGAGAACCGCTTTGAGATTGGCAAGGACCTGCGTACACTGCGCTTTCACGTCTCCTTCCACCATCTCTCCGCTGGGTTTGAGGGCGATTTGCCCCGACGTGAAGACCATGCCGTTGGCGATCATCGCCTGGGAATACGGCCCGATAGCCGCCGGAGCGTTCGGTGTCTGAACTATTTGCATCGTTTTCCTTTTATTTCTTGTATTTTCGTAGAGCGTCGTTCAAAATCGACTGGTAGTCCTCGGTCGGCCAATACCCCGGCATCGAGTGAAGGACTTTCCCGTTAGGATCGAGAAAATAACTCATCGGTACCATTTTGGCGGTCAGATTTTTGGGGTAAATACTTTTGTCGCGCGTAACGTGTACCGCGGCGAATTTACCGTTGATCGTCGAAATAATCCCATCGTCTTCCAGCGTCGTCGCCTCGAGTTTACGGCACCAGCGGCACTGTTCGGTCGTGATGATGACCAGCATCGGTTTGGACTCTTTTTTCGCCTTTGCCTGAGCTTCGGCGTAGTTTGCGTTCCAGTTGATCTCGGCCCCCATCAGACAAAGCGGGAGTGCGAGCCATAAGGCAATTTTTTTCATGGCCTTTTCCTTTTGGATTTTAAAGCGCCATTGTAGCAAAAAACTGTGTTATACTCGATAGCATGAAAGCGTTACGTCATTCTTTGTTTGAAGCGATCGGCGATCTCGAAACACGGGCGGTTACCATACGTCACGAACTCCATTCTCACCCGGAGCTGTCGGGAAAAGAGGAAAAGACCAAATATTTTCTCAAAGGGATTCTCGAGGCCGAAGGTATCGATGTATTCGGCTTCGAAGGCCATCACGGGCTCGTCGCCCAGATTACCGTCGATCCCGCGAAACCGTACGTGGCATTGCGCGCGGACATGGACGCGCTCCCGATCGAGGAACGCAATGCGCTCCCTTACGCATCGCGTGAAAAAGGGGTGATGCACGCATGCGGGCACGACGCCCACACGGCGATCGTACTGGGAACGGCACTGGCGCTGAACCGAATGCGGGACAAACTGAGCGGGAACGTACGGTTTATTTTTCAACCCGCAGAAGAGGTCATGGAAGGAGGAAGTTCCCAGATGATCGAGGACGGATGCCTGGATAACGTCAGTGCGATCTTCGGTCTCCATGCCTATCCCTATCTGCCGACGGGAAAGATAGGATATAAAAAAGGGGTGATGCTCGCCTCCGCCGATACCTTCGAAATCGAGATCTTCGGCCGAAGTTCACATGCCGCCCGCCCCCATGAAGGAGTTGATGCGATTCTTGTTACATCGATGGCCGTCAACTCCCTCAACCATATCGTCTCCCGTCAAATCGACCCGCTCCATCCAGCCGTCATTTCACTGGGAACGATCGAAGGGGGACGCGCGCCCAACGTCATCTGCGACCACGTCCGACTTCGCGGGACAGTCCGTACCGTCAACCACGACGTACGGCGACGTATTCCCGAAATGATGGAGATCTCCGTGAAAGGAATCTGCCAGTCGATGCACGCCGACTACCGCTTCCGTTACGATTTCGGTACTCCCGAAGTGCGAAACGACGACGCGATGGTCGATTTTCTCGTACGGGAAGCCTCGTCGCTCCTGGGAAGCGAAAACTGCATCGACCTCGTCGATCCCGTCATGGGAGGGGAAGATTTCGGACGTTACCTCGAAAAAGTTCCGGGCGCTTTTTTCCGCCTCGGGACCTGCAATGAGATTAAAGGGACCTGCGTGGCGCAGCACAACAGCCGCTTTAACGTTGACGACGACGCCCTTGCGGTCGGAATGAAAGTGCTGGGGTTGCTGGCGCTGGGGAGCATGTAATGGCCTCCTCTCACCCCGAGGATACGGTAGAAATCGCCGTACGGGCGTTCATCCCTTCGGATGCGGAGGGGATTTCGCAGCTTATCCGGCGCAATTACGGCGACACCTACCACAAACGTTTTGCATACGATCCCGATGCGATACGGCAAATGAACGAATCGGGCCGTATCGCATCGGTCGTGGCCCATTACTACGAAACCGTCATCGGCCATTTCGCGCTGATCCCCTCAGCAAGCTCTTCGATTGCCGAAATCGGGATCGCCGCCGTCGATCCGGCGTTCAAACATCTGGGGGTGATGAACCGGATGTTCGATCTGCTCTGCTCGCTTGCCGGGTCCATGCGGCTCAACGCCCTCTACGGCGAAGCGATCATGCTCCACCCTTTCAGCCAGAGGGCCAATCTCCATCACGGGATGACCGAAACCGCCGTACTCCTGGGAGAAGTCCCCTCGACCATCGAAATCGAGCACCGCTACAAAGACGCTCAACGCAGCGGAGCAATGGTTTCGTATCTGTTTTTCGACCGCGACGAACGTTCACTGGTACTTCCCGAACGGTATCGCGCAATCATCGCCGCCACCTATGAACGCGCGAAGCTCCCCTTCAACGAGACGCCGATCCTTCCGGCCGGGGGTTCGGCTGCCGCGTACCGTTACAACGGCGCATTGGAAATCGGATCGCTCCTCATCGATACCCCCCTCTGTGCGGAAGATTTAGAAAGTGCCCTCGACGCACTCTTGTCTGAAGGCTGTGCGATGATCTATGCCGACATCAATCTTCAACGGTTTGGGAACATCGATGAAACGGTAGAGCTGCTTAACCGCAGCGGATTTTTTTATGCGGGGGTGATGTATTCGCTGCACCGGGGTCAGGATTATCTGCGCCTCCAGCGGAAAAATACGCGTAACGTCGACGAAGAACGGCTTCATTGCTATTCGGCATTCGGAAAATATCTGCTGGAGTTCATCCTGGAGGACGAACGGCGTATCAGTATGTCCGGATAACTTCGGAGAAAACCTCGCAGAGTTTCACGACCTCATCGATCGACGTCCGTTCGTTCGGGGCGTGGATCGTATCGTTCTTCACACCGAATTCGATGACATCGATCCCGTAATCGGCAATGAAACGGGCATCGGAAGTCCCTCCCGCGGTTGAATGTTTGGGTCGGATTCCCGTCACTTTTTCGATCGATGCGTCGAGGGTACGAACGATCCGGGTATCGGCGTTGGTGACAAAAGGCTTCGCCGACTGGTCGAGCTTGAGAGTATAGTTCATCTCTTTGAAATAGCGGTGGACAAAGTTCTCGACATCTTCCATCGTCGTTTTGGTCGAGTTGCGGATATTGAACATCAGCTTGAGCTTTCCGGGGGTGACGTTGGTCACCTCCATTCCGGCACGGATATCGGTAACGACGAATTTGCTGGGAGCAAAATACTCGTCCCCCTCATCCAGATCGACCCCAGCGATATGGGGGAGAACGTGGGCAACTTTATGGATCGGGTTGGTCGCTTTTTCGGGATACGCCGCATGCCCCTGTTTCCCGTGTTTTTCGATGACGCCGTTGATCGAACCGCGACGGCCCACCTTGATCGCGTCACCGAAGCGCTCTTCGCAGGTCGGTTCGGCGACAATCGCCGCATCGGGAAGCATGTCATGGGCCTGAAGGTATTTGAGCACTTCGAGGGTTCCGTACTTGGCCGGCCCCTCTTCATCCGAAGTGAGAAGCACGGAGAGGGTGCCGTTGAACGTCCGGGTCTCTTTGAGCGCCTGTACGAACGCGGCGACCCCGCTTTTCATGTCCTGAGCCCCGCGCGCGTAGATATACCCCTCTTTTTCGGTCGCGACGAAAGGATCACTCTCCCATCCTTCTCCCGGAGGGACCACGTCGACATGCCCCGCAAAGCACAAATGGGGACCTTCTCCGAAACGGCGATAGGCAAAAAGGTTCTTAACCTCTTCGCGGTCGATCCGGACGAAGGTGAACCCCTCAAGATACCCTTCGAGAAAATTGAAAATTCCTCCGTCTTCGGGGGTGACGCTGCGCGATTCGAGCAGTTTTTTAAAGAGTTTGATGACGTCCAATGCTATCCCTTACAACTGCGTCTCGTATTCCAGACGCAAACCTTGAGGCGTCATTATAAGTCCTCTTGGTTTGATTTTGCCTTCAGCGATCCGCGCACGGTCTTTTTCACAAAGCGGTATCAGGTTGTGATGCGCCCCTCCCGTTCCGACCGTTTTGGCATTTCGGATCAATGCCCCGCAAATGACGCATTCGCAAGCACTTACCTCGCGATAACGCTTGATGTACTCTTTTTGATGGGCCAGTTCGAGGACATCGTACTCTTTGGCCAGGTGTTCCCTCAGGCGCTTGGCATTGTCGAGAAAACGGCGGTCCATGTGCAACGATTCGGCGAATTCGAGTCCGTAGACGCTGCTTCCCCTCCCCGGTTTGAGAATGCGGTCGTATACCAGCCGGTCAGCGGTTTCATCGTAATGAACGCTCAGGTGAAGGCTCACCACTTCCCTCAAACGGCTAAGTTCGGGGATCATGGAGAGCTGGTGCAGATGGGTCGTCATCAGGAAAAGGGCACCCCTGCTCTGAAGCTCGATAATCGTGGATGCGACGATCGCCACCGCCGAGAGCGTCTCGGTGCCGTGGCTGATTTCATCTCCCAAAACCAGTGAGCGGGAAGTGGAGCGGCTGAAAATCGTATTAAGCTCGAGCATCTCCACCCCGAACGTCGAAAGTGATTTGGCGACGTTGTCGCGCGACATGATACGGGTATAAACGCCATCGAAGAGTGCAAATTTCATCGACCTCGCCGGCACGAAAAAACCCGCCTGCGCAAGGACTGCCGAGATACCGATGCTTTTCATCAACGACGATTTGCCGCTGGAGTTGATTCCGTACAGCAAAACGCCCCGCACATTCGCCCCGTCATGCACGCGGGAGTCGAGCATAACGGTCTGCGGATAAGGCAAATCGAGATAGTCCCGTTCTCCCATCACGATGTCATTGGGAACGTAGGCAATCCCCTGCAGTTCGACCAGCAGATGCCGCAGCCCCATCGCCTGGAAAAACGCTTCGTTCGCATCCGGCACGATCGTGGGCCGAGTCAGACCGTAGTTTTGGGCGTTGTGCGCCGACTCGACCGCGACGTCAAGCTGGGCAATCCACCCGCTGAGCGCATGCATACGGGGTATCCGTTCGCCGATCCACTCGCGCTTGGCGTACAAGTGCATGGCCTCTTCCCAGCCTTCAAACCAAATCTCCTCGGGCAACAGCAACACGACTTTATGGCGCACCAGATAATCGCGGATGGCCCTGAGCCGGGCAATCGCATCAAGCAGCTGCACAACGTTTTGATCCGACGCTTTGCGATTCTGGCAATGCCACCAGAGCAACTCGATATCCCCGATCTCCCGCAGACGCTCCCGCAACCATGCCGCATGAGGGCGCGCCGCCTCGATCCAATCGTACCGCTGCCCCAGCTCGACCGCATCGCGGATGGGCAAAAACAGCCTGAATCGCCCCAGCCTCTTTCCCATCGGAGTGCTCATCGTCAACATCACTTTCGAAATACTGGGCATCTTGGAATCGGGAGAAATCATTTCAAGCTGTTCGAGGGCATTATTCCCCAATTCCATCAATACCGAAGTATCGAGAATCGAGGGAACCGCATACGGAACGCCTTCTTGTGATGAGAGCATTTCCTGCGAAAGCAGCGACAATGCCTGGGCGCACAGAGGCCTCTGCTCCAGCGACAGATGTTCAATGGGGGTCAGAAGCGATTCGATCGCAAACGCTTCCCGGAAGAGCCTGTTTTGCTCTTCGCTATCAAAACATGCCGTGACGTACCGGCTTTCGAACATCGAAAAATTAGGTTTGATCTCTTCGAAATAGCGCGCTTCGCTCGCTCCGATGATGACACGGCCGCATCCGATCACAAACAGCAGGTGGAGTGCCCGGTCGATCACCGCATAGGGATGGGCCGGGTCCGAGGGGATTTCACACAGCCATCCTTTCATACCATAGGGTTCGCTCATGGCGATTCCGACGGCATAGCCGCCGACGTTCCTGTCGATGTAGAGCGAGGCGTAAGGTTCTGAAATCATTGCGTTATCCCTTCACAATAAAGAATGGTACGTGTTTAACTTTAGTTTTAGTAAGAATGGGGTTATAATCGCACATTTATACTCCATTCTAATCATTAGGATAATCTTAACATGAAACGCCCAACACCGGTCAACGAAGAAGTATTATTTGACGGACGCAGCCTGATTTCCGAAACCGATACCAGAGGGGTCATCACCTACGTCAACCGAAAATTTACCGAAATGACCGGGTATACGGCCGTCGAAGCGGTGGGACAACCCCACAGCCTGCTCCGCCATCCTGACATGCCCAAAGCGGCGTTCGAAGGGATGTGGAAAATCATCCAAAGCGGAAAAATCTGGGAGGGGTATGTCAAAAATCTCCGCAAAGACGGAAAATTTTACTGGGTCGTCGTCCATATCGTCCCGAAACTGGACGCCGAAGGAAGCGTGATCGGCTATATCGCCTCACGCAAAATGCCCGACCGCAGCCGCCTCAAAATCATCGAAGCGCAATACAAAGAGATGCTCGAAACCGAGAAGGCTTAAGATCGGATTTTCGTCTCGAGCCATCCCCGCGCACGGTAAACCCGCCAGAACCACCATCCCTTGATAAATGTCTCCACCGTCATCGCGACATAAACCCAGAAGATTCCCAGCCCCCCCTTCATCACAAGATACGAGGGGATGATCCGGAACAGCCACAGCGAAAGAATCGATATCCTCATCGTCGTTTTCGTCGCTCCCGAACCACGCAACGCCCCGCTGAGGACGAACGTCAGTGCGAGCGGAACCTGTGAAATCCCTACGAGTCTCAAATAGATGGACGCATACTCGATCGTTGCGGCGTCATCGGTAAAAATCGCGGCAAGGTATTCAGGGAGAGCGACCAGAACAACCCCCACCGTTCCCATGAACACCATCGCGATTTTCGCACTGATCACTCCCGAAGCGTAAGCATCGTCGTATCGACGAGCGCCGATGAACTGACCGGCCAGCACCATGGCGGCTACCGAGAATCCGAATCCCGGCATAAACGCCAGCGCTTCGATCCGCAATCCGATCTGATACCCCGCCAGCGCCTGCGTTCCGTACGAGGCGATGATGACCACAAACAGCAAAAACGACGAGACGCCGACAACCCGTTCAAACGCCGCGGGCAGCCCGATTGAGAATATCCGGCGTACATCCGCCCATACGAAAAGGGGGTAAACGTCCAGAACACCGCCCTTTCGAAACAACAGCCATCCGTATGCCGCGATACCGAACCCGTACGCGCATACGGTGGCGTATGCGGCCCCCGCGACCCCCATCGGCTCGAAACCGCCGTGACCGAAAATAAAGAGATAATTCAGCCCCGCGTTCAACAAGGCCGAAAATATTTTGATGACCAGAGAACTTTTAGTGTCCCCGGCAGCGGAAAGAGCGTTGTATGCCAGCGTATCGAGAAAAATCAGCCCCATCCCAAGACACAATATCTGAAAGTAGTCACTGCCCAGGGCGATGACGTCGCCATCCGAACCCATCCAGCGAAAGAAATCGGCCGCATAAAACCATCCGATGCTTCCGATCCCCACGGAACCGGCAAGGGCTATCCAGCCTCCGGCATAAACGACGGCCGACGCCCTGTTACGCCGGCCGCTCCCGATGTAACGCGCGATCAGGGCGCTTGATCCGACCCCAAAAAGAGTCATCATCGCCTGTATCACCATCATAAACTGCATCGACAGCCCGACCGCCGCGAGGGCCGCAGCCCCCAATACCCCTACCATCATCATGTCGATGAGGATCTGGATAATATCAAGAAGATGCTTCAACGCCGCCGGAACGGCAAGGCGCAAAACATGGCGCTTCATCGCGTTTGCGCCGCCCCCTGCAAGATCTGCGATACTTTTTCCATCGCCGTAAACAGTTCCTCTTTCGTTCCGTATCGCAGTTCCACACGGTTAAGAGGCACCTCCCCGACCGGATCAAAATCACACACCAGCACGTATGACTCGACCCGGACGACGTCTGATTTCATCTCCGCCCATTCAAGCGATACCGATGCCGTTTCTCCCGCGGCATGGACCACTGCGGCCGGGTAAAGCCGCGTCACCCGGGAGAGATCGATTTTTTTCTCTCCCTCTTCGAACCACAATTCACCGTTCATTCGATCTCCTTTAGCCTGTAATGACGTCGTAACCAGCCGTAGTAAACGGCAGCCGCGAGAAAAACGCTCCCTAAAACCAGGGTGATCGTTTCGAGTGAAACGCCCCGCTGCGCGAGGCTCCCTATCAAGATCGACGCCAAAGCGCCGACTCCCAGGAAAATCATGTCGTTGTAAGCAACGACCCGCCCGTAGAAATCACGGTGCGTATGATGCTGCAGCAACGTATAGGTATACGACCACAACGTTGTCGTCACGAATCCGACCAGTACCGCAGCGGCCAGGGATGCGTAAAAATTCTCCATAACCGCCGACCAAAGGGCGATTGCCGCCGCTTCGGCGACGAACAGCCATCCCAGCCGGGCGTTGTTAATCCAGTGTCCCAGCACCATCGGACCGATCACCAGCCCCAGTGCGCGCGCGGCGTTTTGGAGCCCGATCCCCAAGGAAACGGCGACGATGTCGGCATAATAGTGTTTTGCCGTCAGCGCTACCAGCGCGTCGAATGCCGTAAACCCCAGCACCGCGTGCAGAAGCATCAGGTGAACGACGACCCGGTTTCGGCCGATGTAGCGCATCGCCTCGCTCATCATCGCGGTGAATCGGGAGGGGTGGGCCGTTGTCTTTTTTTCCAGCTTCAGCCCCCAGGCCAACACCAAAACAACCCCGAACAATCCCGCATCGAGCAAAAAGGCGGGAACGACCCCGATCCAGTAAACGACAACCCCGCTGAGGGCCATCCCCAGAGTGTAGGACAGCGACCAGATGATCGAATGGATTTCGTTGGCCGTTTGCAGCGCCTTTCCTTCGAGTATGCGGGGGAGAAGCGACATCTCCACGGTAAAATGAAAACTTGCGGCCCCCATCCGGATAAATACCAGCAGATACAACAAAGGGAGCATCGAAACCGAATCCACACCGATCAAGGAGAGGGTACAGACGATTTCGATAATGGTGAGAATAATCATCAGCCGTCGGGGGTCGATCCGGTCCACCAGAACCCCGCTCAGCGGAGCCTGGAATACGCCGGGAAGAAAATGGAGCGCCGCCACCAGCGCGATCGTCGCCGCATCCGCTCCCATCTGGATCAGCAGCGTGTAGATGGCGACGTTGCTGAACCACGCCCCGAAATAGGCGATCAGCTGGATCGCCGAAAGACGCCGCAGCAGCGGTTCGTTTCGTAAAAGAGCCCAGTATCGTTTCATGAACGCAAGGGTAGCACATATAATCGAAGAAGCGCCCTAAAGTTTTTTTTCCGATAGACGATTTAGGGGTATCAAATGTTCCAACCTATCAGTAGGAGAAAAAAATGGAAGTTCTACAATCAACCGCAAAGATGCAGCAAAGCCAGATGGCGATGCCCAAAAGCGGCGGAGTCGAGGCACCCAGTACACAAAACGTACAGCAGATGCAGCAAAATCAGATGAATGAGAACAAAGCGTCTGAAAAAAGTAACGAGCCAAAAATCGCAAGTGGCGACTATCAAAAAGAGATGGAAAAACTGGTACTCGAGCTGAACCGCTCCCTCAATCCGTTCAATACGTCTCTTCGTTTCGGATTTGACAGCTCGTCGGAAGATTTTTACGTATCGGTGATCGATACAAAAACCAATAACATGATCCGTCGCTTCCCGGCGGAAGAAGCGCAAGTGATTCTTCCCAAGATCCAAGAGATAAACGGCCTGCTTTTTGATGAAAGCGTCTGAAGCCGGTCCCACGCCTTCCGAACCAGAAAAAGAACAAGAACAAGAAAAAGGATTTTCGATGTACAACAACAATCTTGCCTACAATACTTATATTCAAAACGACATCGTCGTTGAATCGCCGGCCAAACTCGTCCAGATGATGTATGAGGGGATTTTGCGTTTCAACATGCAGGCAAAACGGTGCATCGAAACCGGCGATATCGAGAAACGGACCTACTGGATCAACCGTTCTTCCGCCGTCATCAATGAATTGATCCATATTCTCGACTATTCCCACGGAGACGTCGCCTATTACCTGGCGGGCCTGTACAACTACCAGCTTCAACTGCTGATGGAAGCCGCGCTTTATAAAGACACGGCTAAAATCGACGAAGTCAACAATGTTATGAAAGGGCTCCTCGAAGCATGGAAAGAGAGCACAAATGTGGGTTGAACGCTTTAAAGCGGCCCTGGTGCTCGAAGAGCCCGACACGATCGCAGCACTGCTCGATGAAATGCCCCGGTTTGAAACCCGTCAGGAAGTAGAAGAAGCCGCTTATCTTCTGCTGCAGGCTTCTGAAATGATCGAACAGCAAAAACGCCTTACCGCTCATACACTCCAACATCTCAAGAGCACCATCGATTTTCTCAAATCATCCCAAACTCCCGCTGACTCCTCTTTAAATATCAAACTTTAACGCCATTCTCATTCTTTTTTTGATAGAATCGCGGTATTCACTCCATTCCATTTCCGATGTATGAAGTCCGGGGATCAATTAAGAAGGATACTGATTATGAAAAAAGAGGTCAAAAAAGTCGTTCTCGCCTATTCCGGCGGATTGGACACCAGCGTTATTTTAAAATGGCTCCAAGATGAATACAAATGCGAAGTCGTTACGTTCACCGCCGATATCGGCCAGGGCGAAGAGGTGGAGCCGGCCCGTGCGAAAGCGCTGAGCCTTGGGATCAAACCTGAAAACATCTATATCGAAGACCTGCGCGAGGAATTCGTTCGCGATTACGTATTCCCCATGTTCCGCGCCAACGCGATCTACGAAGGGGAATATCTCCTGGGAACATCGATCGCACGCCCGCTCATTGCCAAACGTCAGGCCGAAATCGCCCGTATTACCGGTGCGGATGCCGTCAGCCACGGAGCCACCGGTAAAGGAAACGACCAGGTACGTTTTGAAATGGGGTATCTGGGACAAAACAGTTCACTGACCATCATCGCCCCTTGGCGCGAGTGGGATTTGAACTCCCGTGAAAAACTCCTCGCCTATGCCGCCGAGCACGGGATCAAAATCGAAATGAGCGGAAAAAAATCGCCGTATTCGATGGACGCCAACCTGCTTCACATCTCCTATGAGGGGGGAATCCTCGAAGATCCCGCTGCAGAGCCGGAAGAGAGCATGTGGCGCTGGACGGTCTCTCCCGAAAACGCACCGGATGAACCCGAGTACATCGAGATCGGGTACGAAAAAGGAGACCCGGTCAGTCTCAACGGCAAAACCCTCTCGCCTGCGGTTATGCTCGAACAGCTCAATATCATCGCCGGACGTCACGGAATCGGCCGTGCCGACATCGTCGAAAACCGCTACGTCGGTATGAAAAGCCGCGGATGCTACGAAACGCCGGGTGGAACGATCATGCTTCGCGCCCACCGCGCCATCGAATCGATTACCCTCGACCGCGAAGCGGCTCACCTCAAAGACGAGCTGATGCCCCGCTACGCCAAACTGATTTACAACGGTTTCTGGTTCTCACCGGAACGTGAAATGCTCCAGGCCGCCATCGACAAAACCCAGGAAAACGTGCGTGGTACGGTACGTCTTAAACTCTACAAAGGCAATGTCATGGTCGTCGGACGCAGTTCGGACGTATCGCTTTTCAATGCCGATTACTGTACATTTGAAGAAGACGCCGTCTACGATCAAAAAGACGCGGCAGGTTTCATCAAACTCAATGCATTGCGCTTTATCATCGCCGGCAAGGCCCGTAAAAACAAATAAGGAACATCCATGAGCGGAACGATCAAAAAAATCGACCCCGAATCGGTCGAATTTAAAGAAGAACTCGAAAAAACAATTAAATTTACCGACAAGGTATGTGCGCAGTTCGGGTTTGTCTACAATCCCGATCCCGAA contains these protein-coding regions:
- a CDS encoding argininosuccinate synthase translates to MKKEVKKVVLAYSGGLDTSVILKWLQDEYKCEVVTFTADIGQGEEVEPARAKALSLGIKPENIYIEDLREEFVRDYVFPMFRANAIYEGEYLLGTSIARPLIAKRQAEIARITGADAVSHGATGKGNDQVRFEMGYLGQNSSLTIIAPWREWDLNSREKLLAYAAEHGIKIEMSGKKSPYSMDANLLHISYEGGILEDPAAEPEESMWRWTVSPENAPDEPEYIEIGYEKGDPVSLNGKTLSPAVMLEQLNIIAGRHGIGRADIVENRYVGMKSRGCYETPGGTIMLRAHRAIESITLDREAAHLKDELMPRYAKLIYNGFWFSPEREMLQAAIDKTQENVRGTVRLKLYKGNVMVVGRSSDVSLFNADYCTFEEDAVYDQKDAAGFIKLNALRFIIAGKARKNK
- a CDS encoding MFS transporter, with translation MKRYWALLRNEPLLRRLSAIQLIAYFGAWFSNVAIYTLLIQMGADAATIALVAALHFLPGVFQAPLSGVLVDRIDPRRLMIILTIIEIVCTLSLIGVDSVSMLPLLYLLVFIRMGAASFHFTVEMSLLPRILEGKALQTANEIHSIIWSLSYTLGMALSGVVVYWIGVVPAFLLDAGLFGVVLVLAWGLKLEKKTTAHPSRFTAMMSEAMRYIGRNRVVVHLMLLHAVLGFTAFDALVALTAKHYYADIVAVSLGIGLQNAARALGLVIGPMVLGHWINNARLGWLFVAEAAAIALWSAVMENFYASLAAAVLVGFVTTTLWSYTYTLLQHHTHRDFYGRVVAYNDMIFLGVGALASILIGSLAQRGVSLETITLVLGSVFLAAAVYYGWLRRHYRLKEIE
- a CDS encoding flagellar protein FlaG — protein: MEVLQSTAKMQQSQMAMPKSGGVEAPSTQNVQQMQQNQMNENKASEKSNEPKIASGDYQKEMEKLVLELNRSLNPFNTSLRFGFDSSSEDFYVSVIDTKTNNMIRRFPAEEAQVILPKIQEINGLLFDESV
- the fliS gene encoding flagellar export chaperone FliS gives rise to the protein MYNNNLAYNTYIQNDIVVESPAKLVQMMYEGILRFNMQAKRCIETGDIEKRTYWINRSSAVINELIHILDYSHGDVAYYLAGLYNYQLQLLMEAALYKDTAKIDEVNNVMKGLLEAWKESTNVG